The following DNA comes from Archangium lipolyticum.
ACAGGGCCCTCACCTTCTCCGCCACCTCCACGTCCACCGGCACTTCCTCGAAGCACAGGCCGATGCCCAGCTTGCGCGGCCTCTGCAGCACCTTCACCGCCCCGCGCGCCACGAACAGCTCGCCCGTCCGGTCCACGAAGCCGCTCAGGCTGAAGATGTTCTGCGCCGCCTCCGTGTAGAACGCCTGCACCATCGGCCGGTTCGCCCGCGCGTCGTACTCCATCAGCTTGCGCCCGTACCGGTTGCGCTCCAGGAACTCGCGGTAGCGCGGCAACAGCTCGCTCGCGCGCTCCACCTGCGCGCCCTTCACGTGGCTCTCGAACAGGATCTGCGTCTGCGGCTTGAGCAGCACCGGGAAGCGCGCCTCGGCCGCCACCTTCCCCAGGTCCGCCTCCCCCTCGGGGAACCACGTGTCCGGCACGTCCAGCCCCACGTCCTTGCACAGGTCGTGGAGCCTCTGCTTGTTCAGCAGCCCGTAGATGACGTCCACCCCCGGCTGGTACATCCGGAAGTGCTTCCCCAGCTCCTCGCGGTGCAGGGCGAACAGCCACGCCATGTCATCGCTCGTCGGGTACAGCACGTGCCCGGGCTCCGCCTCGCCGAAGCGCAACAGCCACTCCAGGAAGGCGTCCGAGTCCCCCACGTCCGGGCACTCCACCCGCCGCGTCACGTAGCGGCTCCAGCGCGCGGGCGCCAGGAGCTTGGACTCGGCCACGGTGACCGGAATGCCCCGGCGGCCCAGGCACCGCACCGCGGCCAGGGTGCCGTAATAGTCGGCCATCGTCAGCAGGATGGGGGGACGGACCAGCTTCGTCATGGTGTCGGATTCCTCGTCAGCTCGGGCCCACCGGGGTGCTCGCCACCGGCTGCGCCGCGGGCTCCGCCGGCTTCTTGTCGCGCCAGTCGAAGCGGTTCTTCAGCTTCAGGAAGGGCTTCTCGAAGTAACGGTAGCTCAGCGTCGCCAGGCCGATGCTCAGCGCCAGCGTCAGCACGTAATAGAGAATCAGGTTGTGCGGCACCACCCGGCGCACGATGTTCAGCGAAATCATGTGCATCAGGTAGATGCCGTAGGTGATGGAGCCCACGTAGCGCAGCCACTTGTGGTCGATGAGCGGCGCCATCACGTGGTGGGGACGGATGCACATGGCGATGACCATCGCCGTGAGCAGGAACGAGGACAGCCACAGCGGCGTGTCGTGGTTGTAGATGGCGAAGAACACCAGGACGACAATCACCGGCACGCTCCACACCTGCCCCAGCACCTTCCACGTCCACTCGAACGGCTGGGGGTAGTGCACCAGGTACGCCGACAGGCAGCCCATGCACACGGAGATGGAGATGCTCGCCAGGACGCGCACCCACAGGTGCGTCGTGTCCAGGTAGCCCGTCTTCGTCGCCCAGCCCATGAAGATGCCCACCGCCAGCATCCCCGACATGAACACCACCGGCCCCCAGGTGCTCTTGAAGTAGCGCACCACGAACGGCCACAGCAGGTAGAACTGCTCCTCGGTGGCCATGGACCACGCGAAGTAGAAGATGATGCGGCCCTCTTCCAGCTTGATGAACCAGTTCGACGTGTACGTGAGGTAGTACTTCACGTTGTCGAAGAAGGCCCCGCGCACCACCATGTCCTGCTCGAAGAAATACACGAGCACGATGTAGAGCGCCGTCACCGCGTAGTAGAGCGGGAAGATGCGCAGCGAGCGCCTCGCGTAGAAGCCCTTGAGCGAGATGGTGCCCGTGCTCTCGCGCTCGCGCAGCAGCAGCGTGGTGATGAGGAAGCCGCTGATGGCGAAGAACAGCGAGACGCTCAGGTAGAAGCGCCCCACGAGCCCCTCACGCGCCTCCAGCACGTGGTAGAGCACCACCGCGAAGATGGCGAGGGCTCGGAGCCCATCCAACGCTCCGAAGGTCTTGGTCTTGAGAAACGCTTGATGGGCGGCTTTGGCTGATTCCATATCCGCCCATTAGGAACGCAGAATTCCCGACGCGTCACAAGAGGTGCACGCGCGGCCCTCCAGCGGATTCACCGGGGTTCCGCTCGCCCGCCCGGCTGCCCCACGCTCCCCGACCGCCGCACTTCCGCCACGTGGGAAAAATAGATGGGGATGCCAAGGACATAGCGGCTGAACAGCCGCCGGGGCTCCACCGCCAGGCGGAACAGCCACTCCATCCCCGTCTTGCGCATCACCAGCGGCGCCCTCGGCACCTTGCCCCCGATGTAGTCCAGGATGGCGCCCCCGTTGACGATGAGCACCGGGTGCGAGAGGGCCTCGCGCAGCTTCACCGACACCTCCTCCTGCTTGGGCATCCCCATCGCCATGATGATGAGGTCCGGCTTCGTCTCCACCGCCAGCCGCACGTACGTCTCCGGCGGGTCGAACCCCTCCTGGCTCGCGACGATCGTCAGCCCCCACTCCTCCAGCGTGCGCCGCGCGTTGTCCAACCACGGCGAGCGCGTGCCGAAGAGCGCCACCTTCCGGCCCTTGTACGCACGGGCAATCTTGGGGATGAAGTCCGTCCCGTTCATGTTCAGCCCGAACGGCTTCTGGAAGGCCCTCAGCCCCAGCTTCACCCCGATGCCATCGCGCAGCAGCATGTCCGAGCGCATCAGCCCGTCCAGCATCCCCGGTTGATTCCAACCCAGGTTCACCGCGTGCGCGTTGACGAAGGAGAGGATGAAGGGACGCCCCGGGCGCGTGAGCTCGTCGAGCAGCGCCCGCTCCGCCGCCTCGTCGTCGATGATGCGGATGCGCTCCATCAACGTGATGAAGTTGCGCGCCCGCTCGGCCTTGATGCCCTCCTGGCTCTCCATGCTTCCTCCTGAGGTGCCCGGAGGATAGTTGACCCGGCCGGGCTCCGGAACGGTTTGACGGCCCGTGGGACCCCGCCTCGGGCCGGGTGTCCGGGGACCTCGACCCCGGCCGAGTGTCCTCCACCAACAGGCGCCCTCTCCCGCTCCGCCAGCTGGTGAACGCCTCGGGAAGACTTCCGGCCAGTGGGTGACGGATCGCTCGGGGCTCGTGTCTAGCTTCTGGACCCAACGACGCAGCACACATCGTGCGGAGGAAGGCGCCTTATGCAGGAGCTCCACTTCCTTCCGGCCCACCGGCTCGCGGCCCTCGTGCGGGCTCGCGAGGTGTCGGCCCGGGAGCTACTGGAAGTGCACCTCGAGCAGGTGGCCCGGCACAACGCGCGCCTCAACGCCCTCGTGACGCTCGACGAGGAAAACGCCCGCCAGCGCGCCCGCGAGGCCGATGAGGCGCTCGCCCGCGGCGAGTCCTGGGGCCCCCTGCACGGCGTCCCCATGACCATCAAGGACTCGTTCATGACCGCCGGGGTGCGCACCACCAGCAGCTACAAGCGCCTGCGCCACCACGTCCCCAAGCATGACGCCACCGTGGTCGCCCGGCTCAAGGCCGCCGGCGCCATCCTCCTGGGCAAGACGAACCTGCCCACCTTCACGTTGGACCTGCAGACGAACGGCCACCTCTTCGGCCGCGCCAGCAACCCCTGGGACGAGACGCGCACCCCCGGAGGCAGCACCGGTGGCGGCGCCGCGGCCGTCGCCTCCGGCATGTCCCCCTTCGAGGTGGGCAGCGACCTGGCCGGCTCCATCCGCGTCCCCTCTCACTACTGCGGCATCTTCGGCTTCAAGCCCACCGAGCACCGCGTCCCCACCTCCGGCCACATCCCCCCCATGCCCGGCCGCCCCCGCGGCGTGCGCTACGAGGGCGCCGCCGGGCCCCTCGCCCGCAGCCTGGAGGACCTCAAGCTGGGACTGAAGCTGCTCGCCGGCCCCGATGACCAGGACTGGGATGTCCCCCCCGTCCCCCTGCGCAACGTGCGCCCCCGCGAGCTGCGCTCCTACCGCATCGCCTGGACCGATGACTTCGGCGGCCTCCCCGTCACCCGCGAGACGCGCACCGCCCTGGAGAAGCTCGCCCTCACCCTCGAGCGGCTCGGCTGCCGCATCGAGCGCGCCGGGCCCAGGAACCTCGACTACGACGAGCTGTGGGAGGTGTGGGGCCGCGTGCTCGGCGCCGAGCTCGGCGCCGAGATGCAGTCCGTCACCCGCTTCGTCTTCAGCCTCCGCTTCAAGGCCATGCGCGGCGATGCACCCCTCAACCGCGGCATCGTGCGCGGCGTGCAGAGCCAGATGCCCGAGTACATCGAAGCCCTCGCCCTCCATGACCGCATCACCGGCCAGGTCGAGTCCTTCCTCTCCCAATGGGACGCCTGGCTCTGCCCCGTCACCGTGGGCCAGGCCTTCACCCACCGCCGCAGTGGCGAGTGGATCGACGTGGACGGACAGCAGGTGCCCTACATCACCGGCACCTGCGCCTTCACCTGCGTGTTCAACCTCACCGGCCACCCCGTCGCCGTTCTTCCCCTCACCCGCCTGGTCGACTCGCCCCTCCCCCTCGGCATCCAGGTCATCGGCCGCAGATGGCAGGACGAGGAGCTCCTCGCCTTCTGCGAGGCCCTCACCGAGATTACTGGCGAGTTCCGCAAGCCCCCGGGGTTCTGAGCGGGGACGACCCTCACCCCAGCCCTCTCCCAGAGGGAGAGGGGGCATACACGGTCAATCCACCTCGAGCCCCGGTTCTCCTTCCCCGAGCGCCTCGAGCACCTGCTCCGCCGCCTTCTCGATCGCGTGCCCCGGCGCCAGCTCCTTCGCCACGAACAGCACCGAGTGCACCCGCTCCGCCAGCTCGCGCGTCCCCACCGTCTCCCCCTTCACCGCCTCCTCACAGAGGTTCAACGCCAGATCCACCAGCAGCAGCCTCCTCCGATCCACCCAGCCCTGTGACAGCCTCGGGCTCGACTTCTCCGGATACGCCTCCTGCACCCGCTCGTGCGTCTCCTTCAGCGCTCGCAGGATCGACTCCCGATGCTCCTGTTTCAGCTGACCCTCTCGGGCTACTCGACGGTCCTCCGGATCCGGGGTCTTGTCCTCCGGGTTCTTGCTCATGTCCTCTCCGCTCTCACGGGTGGGAACCCGGGATTCTCGATACCCTCACCCCGTCCCTCTCCCGAAGGGAGAGGGGTTGTTGTTGGTGGTGGTGACGGTGGTGGTGCTTGATTCGACTCTCACGGCGCCGAGGGCTTCGGCGTCGTCGCCGCCTTGGGCACCTCCGGCGGGGCCTCGGGACGCGGCAGCACCCCTGGCACCTCCGCCAGCACGTAGCTCACCCACGTCAGCGCCGCCGTGCTCTGCGCCAGATCCTTCGGATCCACCTTGTCCAGCGTGTCCGCGTGCGAGTGGTGCACGTCGAAGTACCGGCTGCTGTCCACCCTCACCCCCACGAAGGGCACCCGCGCCGGTATCAGCGGCGAGATGTCCGCTCCCCCCGCCTCGCCCGGCAGGATGACGCCCGCCCCCAGCGCCTCCAGCGGCCTCAGCCAGGGACGCATCAGCTCCTCGCCCCCAGGGCCCGCACGGAACGTCACGCCCAACGGCTTGCCTCCCCCAGAGTCCATCTCGAGCGCCGCCACGTGCGTGCCCAGCTCCGCCGCGTGCGCCTCCGCGTAGGCCCTTCCTCCCTTCAGCCCGTTCTCCTCGTTCGCGAAGAGCACCACCCTCACCGTGCGCCTCGGCGCCGGCTTCACCTTCGCGATGAGCCGCGCCGCCTCCATCACCATCGTCACGCCCGCGCCGTCATCGTGCGCCCCCGTCCCCACGTCCCAGGAGTCCAGGTGCGCTCCCAGCAGCACCACCTCCCGCGGCTTCTCGCGGCCCTTCACCTCCGCCACCACGTTGAAGGAGTCCGCGTCCGGCAGCGTCTGGCACCCCAGCTTCAACTCCACCTTCACCGGCCCGCCCCCCACCAGCCGGTGCAGCAGCTCCGCGTCCTCCACCGACACCGCCGCCGACGGAATCCGCGGCACGCCCTCCTCGTAGCGCATCGCTCCCGTGTGCGGCGAGCGCAGCGACGCCGTCGCCAGCGAGCGCACCAGCGTGGCTACCGCCCCCGCCTTCGCCGCCACCGACGCGCCCCTCGTGCGCAGCCCCGCGTACTTGCCGTAGTCCGCCGCCTCGGCCATCGCGTGGTTGAAGAAGACGATCTTCCCCTTCACCTTGTCGCCCAGCGCCGCCACCTCCTCCAGCGAGCGCACCTCGATGACCTCGGCGGTGATTCCCTCGGCCGGCGTCCCCACGCTGCCTCCCAGCGCCAGGATGGCCAGCGGGTGCCCACGGAAACGCTCCGAGGCGAGCACCCGCGCGCTCTCCTCGCCTCGCACCCAGCGCGGCACCTTCACCGGCTCCAGCCATACCTTCACACCGTCGGCCTCGAAGCTCCGCTTCGCCCACTGCACCGCGGCCTGCTCTCCCTCGGAGCCGGACAGACGCGGGCCGATGCCGTCGGTGAGCTCCGCGAGCCGCGCGTAGGCATGGCCCTCGGACAGCGCCGCGCCAATGAGCTGCGCCGCCACCTGCGGTGAGGGGCCCGCGTCCTTCGTCGCGGCCGCCGGAGCCTTCGGCGGGGCGGTGAGCAGGGAGAGGAGTGCGGCGGACAGGGGAAGGGCCGAGGGCACGTCGTGACTCCGGGAAGAGAGGGGGGGTCTCCACTCTCGTCCCGGGCGCGCTTCCTCGCAAGCTCAACCGCGTGGAGGGAGACCCCGGATGGACCGGCTCCCTCCCCGCTTCACTGCCAGGCGGGCTACTTCTTCTCGGGGGTGCGGTACGTGAGCACCGGGCAGGGCGCCATCCGCACCACCTTCTCCGCCACGCTCCCCATCATCACGTGCGACAGGCCCGTGCGCCCGTGCGTTCCCATGATGACGAGGTCGTACCCGCCCTCGCCGGCCACCTTCGCGATGACCTGCGCCGGCTCACCCGACTCCAGCAACTGCTTCGAGTGCGGCACGCCCTGGAGGAAGACCGAGAGCTGCTGGTCCGCGTGGTTGCGCAGGACCGTGGACAGCGTGAGCTCCGGCTCGCTGCGCGTCAGCACCACCATCGCATCCCCCGCGTACTCCGAGGGACGCCATACGTGCAGCACGTCCAGCTTCGCGTCGAAGCGGTTGGCGATGAAGTACGCGTACTCCAGGGCCTTCTTCGAGGTCTCGGAGAAGTCGACCGGCACGAGGATTCGCTGGATCTTGCTCATGGTTCCACTCCTGGGTCAGATACCCATGACTGGTGCAATGGCCGTTCCCACCCGCTCCCCTCGGAAAGGTCCGCGCCCCGGGCGCAAAGGCTGCGTATCCGCTCACATGACGCAATTCCTGCACCCACGCATGCGCTGAACGCACGTGGCACGGACCATGAGATCCGGTGCTCCTCAGAACTCCGCGAACAGGTCGACGACCGACTGCGCCAGCAACTCCTGTTGCTCGGGGTCGAAAGAGTTGGCGTAGGCCACGACGTCCCGTACTCCAGGCGATGAGCGCGAGAAGAAAAGCGCCAGGAGCTTCTTCTGGATGTCCCATCCTTCCTGCCCAGCCTGTTGCAGCGCATCGAGGACGGCACCAGCTCCCACCAGCTTGACGTAGGCGAAGATGTCGAAGCTGTCCTTGTTCTCATCCGGGCGCAGCTCCAGCTTCGCCCGCGTCTTCATGGCCAGGAATCCCACGGCATCGGGGATCGCGACCCTCAACGGTCTATCCCCAATGGTCAGCTCGATGGGCTGCTGCCGCCGCAGGACCAGACGCGCATCCGGCAGAGGGGTCATGAACGTGGGAAGCTCCTCCGGATCCACCTCCGCGGGTGCGAACAGATCGAGGTTGACGGAAGTTTCCCCCAGCGGCTTGGACCAACGGAAATTGCGCACGCGCGAGTAGCCCCGCTCCCTGAGAACCTCGAGCAGACGCCCAGCCATGAACACGGTGCCGTCCAGATCGAAGAGCAGGTCGGGCTCGAGCGTGAACCCACGCGGCACCACCTCACCGGTGTCCGTCTCGACTTCGATCATGCCCGACCGGCCTCGCTTCCGCGATTCCAGGGCGAGCACCTGCCCTCCAATGAGCATCACACGGGAAGACAGGTCCGCCAGATCCAACAGCAGCTCCCCCAATTCCCGCAGAACCGCCTCGAACTGCTCGAGCTCGTCCATCTACGCCACCGGCTCCTCGGAGAGGGGCAGTGCCTTGACGTAGCGCTCCAACAGCGCTTCCGCCTGCTCCTTGCCTCGCCCTCCACTGAGGTGGAAGTCCACGATGAGTTGGGGAAGTGCCACGCCGGGTCCATGCGGAAACCGCCGAGGGGCGAAATAGACTCCCCCAGCCTCTGTTTCCGCGGCCACTTCCGGGCGCATCACCAGGAAGTTGTGCGGCGTGATGCGGCGTAGACCGAAGGCCTGAACAACGGGCTCGATCGAACCGCTGAGATAGAGCCCGTGCGGCAATCCCGACGCGAAGCGCTCCACCGGCTGCAGTCCGCTGGCCAGGGTGAAGATCGCCCGGATCCCCTGGGTCTCCAGTTCGGAGAAGCCTCGCTGGAGTGCTTCAGCCGTCGTGGCGGGCGCGTTGAATGCATCCACCACCACCGCCGTCCGCTGGTTGCTGTACAGCCAGGCCCGGAGCAACCCCGCCGGATCCCTCACTCGCAGCCCCGCCCTCTTGGGGGCTCGCTCCAAGTAGCCGTCCTGCTCCAAGCGGGTGGCGACACCGTGCGCGTAGGCGTAGCCCGTCTGCGTCAGTTCCCCCAGTCTCCGAACGGTCCAGGTCTCCCCCGGAGCATCCAAGAGGACCCGGACCAGGCGGCAGCCCTTGCCGTGAAACACGGGCGCTCGGGGCGTCCGCTTGAACTGGCCCTGCCCCTGAACGCGCACGAATGCCCTCTCCGAGCGAAGCAGGAGCGTGCCACGCAAATCCACCAGCGCCACGCCCTCCCGCTCGCACGCATCGATGATCCCCGTACTCGCCACATCCGTGGCGATCATCGGGACGCGCGGCATCGGAAGAGCGCGTCCCACTGACGACTCCCGGAGCCGCAACTCCGCATCAAGCTGCAACAGGCGATCCCGCAGGCGCGGAATGTCCACTGGAAACAGAGGCGCCCGGTAGGCCATCAACACCGGCACCTGCCCTTGTGGAAGTTGGACCTGCACGAGGTCATAGACGGCCGAGCCGCCGGGCCCTCGCTGAGGTACGACGATGGAATCCTGGCGACGGAGCTCCACCCCTCGCGGTAGCGGAAGGGGCTCCTTCCAGAGCAGCTCGTGGAGCGCCATAGGTAACACCCTGATTACTTCAATTCTGTCGATATTGCCATTTCAGGCCAGAAAAACCCCCCGTTTCATGGGGATAAGGGCCTTTATCGACAAAATTGAGTGAATCCGGAGAAGCAGCGCCCGTTCGCCTGCCTGCCCAGGGAATCCCAGGTTATCTAGAGCACCCATGAGCCCGAGGACTGTAAAGAAAGGGGGCCTCCGGTTCCGCCTTCCCCAGGTCTCCCCATGCTCTTCCGACGCACCATCCTTCAGCGAATCCAGCGGCTCGACCCGGAGAAGGATGATCAGCGCATCCTCTTCCTGAGCTGGTACCACGACTTCCCCTGGGACTGCCGCAAGGCCCTGGAGTTCGCCCTCTTCCGTACCTACGCCGTGCCGAGCATCAGCGGCCTGCTCGACTCCACCGGCGAGTTCCTCCAGCGCACCCAGCAGCGCTACGACGACACCGAGCTGCTCATCGCCGAGTTCGTCGAGAACGGCTACCACAGCGAGCGCGGCCGGCGCGCCATCCGCCGGATGAACCAGCTCCACCACCGCTTCCACATCCCCAACGAGGACTACCTCTATGTCCTCTCCACCTTCGTCTTCGAGCCACGCCGGTGGATCAACCGCTTCGGCTGGCGCCCCTACAGCGAGCACGAGCGGCTGGCCACCTGGTTCTTCTGGCGCAACATCGGCCGGATGATGAACATCCGCGACATCCCCTCCTCCTACGAGGACTTCGAGCGCTTCAACGTGGAATACGAG
Coding sequences within:
- a CDS encoding WecB/TagA/CpsF family glycosyltransferase, translated to MESQEGIKAERARNFITLMERIRIIDDEAAERALLDELTRPGRPFILSFVNAHAVNLGWNQPGMLDGLMRSDMLLRDGIGVKLGLRAFQKPFGLNMNGTDFIPKIARAYKGRKVALFGTRSPWLDNARRTLEEWGLTIVASQEGFDPPETYVRLAVETKPDLIIMAMGMPKQEEVSVKLREALSHPVLIVNGGAILDYIGGKVPRAPLVMRKTGMEWLFRLAVEPRRLFSRYVLGIPIYFSHVAEVRRSGSVGQPGGRAEPR
- a CDS encoding M20/M25/M40 family metallo-hydrolase, translating into MPSALPLSAALLSLLTAPPKAPAAATKDAGPSPQVAAQLIGAALSEGHAYARLAELTDGIGPRLSGSEGEQAAVQWAKRSFEADGVKVWLEPVKVPRWVRGEESARVLASERFRGHPLAILALGGSVGTPAEGITAEVIEVRSLEEVAALGDKVKGKIVFFNHAMAEAADYGKYAGLRTRGASVAAKAGAVATLVRSLATASLRSPHTGAMRYEEGVPRIPSAAVSVEDAELLHRLVGGGPVKVELKLGCQTLPDADSFNVVAEVKGREKPREVVLLGAHLDSWDVGTGAHDDGAGVTMVMEAARLIAKVKPAPRRTVRVVLFANEENGLKGGRAYAEAHAAELGTHVAALEMDSGGGKPLGVTFRAGPGGEELMRPWLRPLEALGAGVILPGEAGGADISPLIPARVPFVGVRVDSSRYFDVHHSHADTLDKVDPKDLAQSTAALTWVSYVLAEVPGVLPRPEAPPEVPKAATTPKPSAP
- a CDS encoding carboxylate--amine ligase, which produces MTKLVRPPILLTMADYYGTLAAVRCLGRRGIPVTVAESKLLAPARWSRYVTRRVECPDVGDSDAFLEWLLRFGEAEPGHVLYPTSDDMAWLFALHREELGKHFRMYQPGVDVIYGLLNKQRLHDLCKDVGLDVPDTWFPEGEADLGKVAAEARFPVLLKPQTQILFESHVKGAQVERASELLPRYREFLERNRYGRKLMEYDARANRPMVQAFYTEAAQNIFSLSGFVDRTGELFVARGAVKVLQRPRKLGIGLCFEEVPVDVEVAEKVRALCKKLGYHGTFEVEFIRAGGKQLLIDFNPRFYSQMGFDIARGSPLPLFVYEAACGHEALLGDLAREALQWKGGGQYIYCHRGIFELLLRAQGLSRRLSGDEVKYWREWYARNRERAVDAVLDTGDWVPWMVDVAMHLRSYARHPKGFIRTMVLDK
- a CDS encoding universal stress protein, whose protein sequence is MSKIQRILVPVDFSETSKKALEYAYFIANRFDAKLDVLHVWRPSEYAGDAMVVLTRSEPELTLSTVLRNHADQQLSVFLQGVPHSKQLLESGEPAQVIAKVAGEGGYDLVIMGTHGRTGLSHVMMGSVAEKVVRMAPCPVLTYRTPEKK
- a CDS encoding acyltransferase family protein codes for the protein MESAKAAHQAFLKTKTFGALDGLRALAIFAVVLYHVLEAREGLVGRFYLSVSLFFAISGFLITTLLLRERESTGTISLKGFYARRSLRIFPLYYAVTALYIVLVYFFEQDMVVRGAFFDNVKYYLTYTSNWFIKLEEGRIIFYFAWSMATEEQFYLLWPFVVRYFKSTWGPVVFMSGMLAVGIFMGWATKTGYLDTTHLWVRVLASISISVCMGCLSAYLVHYPQPFEWTWKVLGQVWSVPVIVVLVFFAIYNHDTPLWLSSFLLTAMVIAMCIRPHHVMAPLIDHKWLRYVGSITYGIYLMHMISLNIVRRVVPHNLILYYVLTLALSIGLATLSYRYFEKPFLKLKNRFDWRDKKPAEPAAQPVASTPVGPS
- a CDS encoding amidase, producing the protein MQELHFLPAHRLAALVRAREVSARELLEVHLEQVARHNARLNALVTLDEENARQRAREADEALARGESWGPLHGVPMTIKDSFMTAGVRTTSSYKRLRHHVPKHDATVVARLKAAGAILLGKTNLPTFTLDLQTNGHLFGRASNPWDETRTPGGSTGGGAAAVASGMSPFEVGSDLAGSIRVPSHYCGIFGFKPTEHRVPTSGHIPPMPGRPRGVRYEGAAGPLARSLEDLKLGLKLLAGPDDQDWDVPPVPLRNVRPRELRSYRIAWTDDFGGLPVTRETRTALEKLALTLERLGCRIERAGPRNLDYDELWEVWGRVLGAELGAEMQSVTRFVFSLRFKAMRGDAPLNRGIVRGVQSQMPEYIEALALHDRITGQVESFLSQWDAWLCPVTVGQAFTHRRSGEWIDVDGQQVPYITGTCAFTCVFNLTGHPVAVLPLTRLVDSPLPLGIQVIGRRWQDEELLAFCEALTEITGEFRKPPGF
- a CDS encoding oxygenase MpaB family protein; the protein is MLFRRTILQRIQRLDPEKDDQRILFLSWYHDFPWDCRKALEFALFRTYAVPSISGLLDSTGEFLQRTQQRYDDTELLIAEFVENGYHSERGRRAIRRMNQLHHRFHIPNEDYLYVLSTFVFEPRRWINRFGWRPYSEHERLATWFFWRNIGRMMNIRDIPSSYEDFERFNVEYERAHFRYSETNRRIGEATRELFLSWYLPRPLRKLGRPAVHSMMDEPLREAFGFPRPPAALQRSVQGLLRARSLALRAFPERLHPKLVTRLQHKSYPAGYEIEQLGPPGTQRERVNGGPSHEG